A single region of the Candidatus Protochlamydia amoebophila UWE25 genome encodes:
- a CDS encoding NAD(P)/FAD-dependent oxidoreductase — MSDKSLNIVVVGGGAAGFFGAISCAHHFPQHQVILLEKTRQPLAKVRISGGGRCNVTHACFDPSILIKSYPRGSQELRGPFTRFQPKDTIEWFENRGVKLKAEEDGRMFPVTDQSETIIACLQQAAREARIDIRLERGVQKIIKEEKGFTLHLSNEEILICDKLLMATGSAPKLYPLLEELGHTIIPLVPSLFTFNVPDSPLLDLAGVSLPVAQVRLVDEGIMQQGPLLLTHWGFSGPAVLKLSAWAARELHTLNYKTKMEINWLPNLSEEEIRLTFSKMKRSNPAKLVMSESLFELPKQLWKRLAQLSSIDTDLRWAMLSNKHLSSFITYLRASPFLIQGKTTYKQEFVTCGGVALNEVNFKTLESRRCPHLFFAGEILNIDGITGGFNFQNAWTTGWIAGCSMGMPTSVL; from the coding sequence ATGAGTGATAAATCTTTGAATATTGTAGTTGTGGGAGGAGGAGCTGCTGGTTTTTTTGGAGCCATTTCTTGCGCCCATCATTTTCCTCAACATCAAGTCATTCTTTTAGAAAAAACGCGTCAACCGCTTGCTAAGGTTCGCATTTCAGGAGGGGGGCGTTGTAATGTGACGCATGCCTGTTTTGATCCTTCTATTTTGATTAAATCTTACCCAAGGGGAAGTCAAGAATTGAGAGGGCCTTTTACTCGTTTTCAACCAAAAGATACGATTGAATGGTTTGAAAATAGAGGAGTGAAACTCAAGGCAGAAGAAGATGGTCGTATGTTTCCGGTAACAGACCAGTCAGAAACAATTATTGCTTGCCTACAGCAAGCTGCTCGAGAAGCTCGTATAGATATTCGGCTTGAAAGAGGTGTCCAAAAAATCATTAAAGAGGAAAAAGGATTTACCCTACATCTTTCTAATGAAGAAATTTTAATTTGTGATAAATTGTTAATGGCAACTGGAAGCGCTCCGAAACTTTATCCCTTACTGGAAGAATTAGGACATACCATTATCCCTCTCGTTCCCTCCCTTTTTACCTTTAATGTACCTGATTCTCCCTTGTTAGATTTAGCCGGCGTTTCATTACCTGTTGCGCAAGTTCGCCTTGTCGATGAAGGAATCATGCAGCAAGGTCCACTTTTACTCACACATTGGGGCTTTAGCGGGCCAGCTGTTCTTAAGCTCTCAGCTTGGGCAGCTCGTGAACTTCACACTTTAAATTATAAAACCAAAATGGAAATCAATTGGCTTCCAAATTTATCTGAAGAAGAGATTAGGCTGACTTTTTCAAAAATGAAACGAAGCAACCCTGCTAAGTTAGTAATGTCGGAATCCTTGTTCGAATTACCTAAACAATTGTGGAAGAGGCTTGCTCAATTATCTAGTATTGATACTGATTTAAGATGGGCGATGCTTTCCAATAAACACCTTTCTTCTTTCATAACCTATTTGCGCGCTAGCCCATTTTTAATTCAGGGCAAAACTACTTATAAACAAGAATTTGTCACTTGCGGTGGAGTGGCTTTAAATGAAGTCAATTTTAAAACACTCGAAAGTCGCCGTTGCCCCCATCTTTTCTTTGCTGGAGAAATTCTCAACATCGATGGGATCACTGGAGGATTCAATTTCCAAAATGCCTGGACGACCGGATGGATTGCTGGTTGTTCAATGGGAATGCCGACATCCGTCCTCTAG
- a CDS encoding ABC-F family ATP-binding cassette domain-containing protein, which produces MIALIELTMRFGAKILFKQVNLQFNPGNRYGLIGANGCGKSTLIKILTGEVCADAGHVAIPQQLTLGSLKQDHYVYENERVMDVVLRGKQLLWRSLEEKKRILQREPFTDDDCQALSRLEKIIEDQDGYTAEGEAAKLLEGLGIREGSHQKPLHFLSGGYKLRVLLAQLFFGKHAILVLDEPTNHLDLYSIKWLEGYLRNFPGTLIVTSHDRDFLNNICTHIADVDYGTIKIYKGDYETFAKQKKQDLEQKEAMLTKHDKRREDLQGFIDRFGAKATKARQAQSKARLVEKIEDEMDSLNLLPTSRLYPNLNFVPERASGVTVLKAKNLYKTYGSKKVLENVSFEIERGDRLAIIGPNGIGKSTLLEILTDHAQPDQGEFDWGFATQIAYFPQDHAREVQGDLNLLDWLSQFDRTKTQEQVRDLLGLVKFSGDTVKQPIHTLSGGETARLILAKMMLLKPNVLIFDEPTNHLDLEAIDELTKALQNYSGTLLLVSHNRYFVSHIANRILEINYQKIEDFKGSYPEYVKKQEKDHLSKPKALSQRYAHEEAKTNSLSTYQDQKRLKSLKTQLKKRIFLAEEECHKIEEKIKEIEQIMTSEGFYQISTREKQLEYTQEKQLLENALMTSMEKWETASLELQQSEAEDE; this is translated from the coding sequence ATGATTGCATTAATCGAATTAACAATGCGTTTTGGCGCTAAAATTCTTTTTAAACAAGTGAATCTTCAATTTAATCCAGGAAATCGATACGGATTGATTGGGGCTAATGGGTGTGGAAAATCTACTCTAATCAAAATTTTGACGGGGGAGGTTTGTGCTGATGCAGGTCACGTGGCCATCCCTCAACAGCTTACTCTTGGTTCTTTAAAACAAGATCATTATGTGTATGAAAATGAACGGGTAATGGATGTTGTGTTAAGAGGAAAACAGTTATTATGGCGCAGCTTAGAAGAAAAAAAACGCATTTTACAGCGAGAACCATTTACAGACGATGATTGCCAAGCCCTTTCTCGTTTAGAAAAAATAATTGAGGATCAAGATGGATACACTGCTGAAGGAGAGGCGGCAAAATTACTAGAGGGATTGGGAATTCGAGAAGGGTCTCATCAAAAGCCCTTACATTTTTTATCGGGGGGCTATAAGCTCCGGGTTCTTCTCGCTCAGCTATTTTTTGGTAAACATGCCATTTTAGTGTTAGATGAACCGACTAACCACTTAGATCTATATTCCATTAAATGGCTAGAAGGTTATTTACGCAATTTTCCTGGTACATTAATTGTGACATCTCATGATCGAGATTTTCTTAATAATATTTGTACGCATATTGCAGATGTCGATTATGGGACGATCAAAATTTATAAAGGAGATTATGAAACTTTTGCTAAACAGAAAAAGCAAGATCTTGAGCAAAAAGAAGCAATGCTCACTAAGCATGATAAGCGTCGAGAAGATCTACAAGGGTTTATTGATCGCTTTGGAGCTAAAGCGACAAAGGCTCGACAAGCGCAATCCAAAGCTCGTTTGGTTGAAAAAATAGAAGATGAAATGGATAGTTTAAATCTTCTTCCGACTTCTCGACTTTATCCAAATTTGAATTTTGTACCCGAAAGAGCTTCTGGTGTTACTGTTCTTAAAGCTAAAAATCTCTATAAAACTTATGGATCCAAAAAAGTTTTGGAGAATGTTTCATTTGAAATAGAACGAGGAGATCGTTTGGCGATTATTGGTCCCAATGGAATTGGGAAATCGACTTTACTGGAAATATTGACAGATCATGCCCAACCCGACCAAGGAGAATTTGATTGGGGATTTGCGACTCAAATTGCTTATTTTCCTCAAGACCATGCAAGAGAAGTGCAAGGTGACTTGAACTTACTTGATTGGCTGAGTCAATTTGATCGGACCAAAACTCAAGAGCAGGTCAGAGACCTTTTAGGTCTCGTTAAATTCTCAGGGGATACAGTTAAGCAGCCTATTCATACATTAAGTGGAGGCGAAACAGCCCGTTTAATTCTTGCTAAAATGATGCTGTTAAAACCTAATGTTTTGATTTTTGATGAGCCGACAAATCACTTGGATTTAGAAGCTATTGATGAATTAACGAAAGCTTTGCAAAATTATTCAGGAACTCTTTTGCTTGTTAGCCATAACCGTTATTTTGTTTCACATATTGCTAATCGCATTTTGGAAATTAACTATCAAAAAATAGAAGATTTTAAAGGAAGCTATCCTGAATACGTAAAAAAACAAGAAAAAGATCATTTATCCAAGCCAAAGGCTTTGAGTCAACGTTACGCACATGAAGAAGCAAAAACAAATTCTTTGTCAACTTATCAAGATCAAAAACGTCTAAAAAGTTTGAAAACTCAATTAAAGAAGCGAATATTTTTAGCAGAGGAAGAGTGTCATAAAATTGAAGAAAAGATTAAAGAAATCGAACAAATTATGACTTCTGAAGGATTTTATCAAATATCAACACGAGAAAAACAGCTAGAATATACTCAAGAAAAACAATTACTGGAAAATGCATTAATGACTTCTATGGAAAAATGGGAAACAGCAAGTTTGGAATTGCAACAAAGTGAAGCTGAAGATGAGTGA
- a CDS encoding helix-turn-helix domain-containing protein, with translation MGKMFDLLKEGLEEAISYEKGSFKNVRVKKVRIDTGEIPQQPKEYQAKDIKQLRNKLNCSQSLLAAYLNISLNTIQAWEQGSRRPNHAALRLLEIMDRGPQFLASLIGAQSSNKHLNG, from the coding sequence ATGGGTAAAATGTTTGACCTTCTTAAAGAAGGATTAGAAGAGGCTATTTCCTATGAAAAAGGGAGTTTTAAAAATGTTAGAGTCAAAAAAGTTAGGATCGATACTGGAGAAATTCCACAGCAGCCAAAAGAGTATCAAGCAAAAGATATAAAACAACTGAGAAATAAACTTAATTGTTCTCAAAGCTTATTGGCTGCCTATCTTAATATTAGTTTAAATACAATTCAAGCATGGGAACAAGGCTCTCGCAGACCAAATCATGCGGCTCTTCGGCTACTTGAAATTATGGATAGAGGCCCTCAATTTTTAGCCTCTTTGATAGGAGCACAAAGTAGTAACAAACATCTTAATGGTTAA
- a CDS encoding type IV secretion system DNA-binding domain-containing protein, translated as MCTKIVFAEQKPLHAGRLADMFGEPEIREYQKGLPYGANDIRDGVSLNQQTRYQQLITKTDIQFLSRNQAFVRLPDNCLIVRLNVSIIC; from the coding sequence TTGTGCACCAAAATTGTCTTTGCTGAGCAAAAACCCCTCCATGCTGGCCGCCTTGCCGACATGTTTGGGGAGCCAGAAATTAGAGAGTATCAAAAAGGGCTGCCTTATGGAGCCAATGACATTCGAGATGGGGTGAGTTTAAATCAACAAACGCGGTATCAACAATTGATTACAAAGACCGATATTCAATTTTTGTCTCGCAATCAGGCTTTTGTACGCTTACCAGATAATTGCCTGATTGTGCGTCTTAACGTATCAATTATATGCTGA
- a CDS encoding type II toxin-antitoxin system death-on-curing family toxin, which produces MIFLSVEEVILIHDHLVSAYGGLHGIRDMGLLVSAIEMPKTTMFGEYLHESIFDKSSAYLFHIVCNHAFLDGNKRTGAAATLIFLSQNDCKMKYDMREFEEMVCRVAQGLFSKEEISNFLKHQDK; this is translated from the coding sequence ATGATTTTTTTATCTGTTGAAGAGGTGATTTTGATTCATGATCATCTCGTTTCTGCATACGGAGGTCTACATGGTATTAGAGATATGGGACTTCTTGTATCTGCTATAGAAATGCCAAAGACTACAATGTTTGGTGAGTATCTACATGAATCAATATTTGACAAATCTTCTGCATATCTTTTTCACATTGTTTGTAATCATGCTTTCTTAGATGGGAATAAGAGAACAGGTGCTGCTGCGACTTTAATTTTTTTGAGCCAAAATGATTGTAAAATGAAATACGACATGCGTGAATTCGAGGAAATGGTTTGTAGAGTAGCTCAAGGATTATTTTCGAAAGAAGAAATTAGTAATTTCTTAAAACATCAAGACAAATAA
- a CDS encoding BTB/POZ domain-containing protein, producing MNISNTGFNSSYLVNTTNPSYYPLQDINDQLENENTPLDNPLPNLEETSASTIQPSALSPSSEEVQLSFQEGTSLTISYSQLALLREKSRYFNNLWSGQFQETLQHPLALTQKEFTHLLNCVMDANFKVPLEEITSTIHLADYYELTEVIKHLEAQLISGYRSQRFEPFNSTEESLVGLKELLNFAHRYQLNRLKNYLEFTVVSALLNQTSQLAEFERIINHFSKKIEGLNFSNNRYLTDAHLLILKNCKNLKVLHLEKCRALTDDGLAHLTPLTALQYLNLSASYNLTDAGLVHLAPLTALQKLNLGRYNQLTDAGLAHLKPLTALQRLDLSFCEDLTDDGLAHLRPLTALQRLDLRYCEKLTDDGLVHLRPLTALQRLNLSNCWHTGAGLSHLSPLTGLQHLNLYECINLTDAGLVHLKLLTGLQHLNLSYCDELTDAGLVHLKLLTGLQHLNLSNCNNLTDAGLVHLKFLTGLQHLNLSYCDELTDAGLVHLKLLTGLQHLNLSNCNNLTDAGLAHLTPLTGLQHLDLSYCSKLTDDGLAHLKPLTALQCLNLSNCRNLTDAGLVHLKLLTGLQHLNLSDYKNLTDDGLIHLMPLMALRHLELLGCENLTDAGLVHLTPLTALQHLNLSHCDDLTDAGLAHLTSLTGLQHLELLGCENLTDAGLARFKTVANSLYLIIKRFFVLRESRIKFH from the coding sequence TTGAACATTTCTAATACAGGGTTTAATTCTAGTTATCTTGTCAATACAACGAATCCATCTTACTATCCTCTTCAAGACATTAACGATCAACTTGAGAATGAAAATACTCCCTTAGACAATCCTTTGCCTAATCTAGAAGAAACTAGTGCGTCAACGATTCAACCTTCCGCTCTTTCACCTTCATCTGAAGAAGTCCAACTAAGCTTTCAAGAGGGAACTTCTCTGACTATTTCTTACTCTCAGCTAGCTTTGTTAAGGGAAAAATCACGCTACTTTAACAATCTGTGGTCGGGGCAATTTCAAGAAACCCTGCAACATCCTCTCGCTTTGACACAAAAGGAATTTACGCATCTGCTTAATTGTGTCATGGATGCTAACTTTAAAGTTCCCTTAGAAGAAATTACTTCTACCATTCACCTAGCCGATTATTATGAACTAACAGAAGTGATAAAACATTTAGAAGCACAGCTAATAAGTGGATATAGGTCCCAGAGATTCGAACCCTTTAACTCCACTGAAGAGAGTTTAGTCGGATTAAAAGAACTTTTAAATTTTGCTCATCGCTATCAATTAAATAGATTGAAGAATTATTTAGAATTCACCGTTGTGAGCGCCTTATTAAACCAGACCTCTCAATTGGCGGAGTTTGAAAGAATTATAAATCACTTTTCAAAGAAGATAGAGGGACTCAATTTTTCAAACAATCGTTATTTAACTGATGCGCATCTTCTAATATTAAAAAATTGTAAAAACTTAAAAGTGCTTCATTTAGAGAAGTGCCGGGCTCTCACTGACGATGGGTTAGCGCATTTAACACCCTTAACGGCTTTGCAGTATCTAAATCTGAGTGCGAGCTATAATCTCACCGATGCAGGATTAGTTCATTTGGCACCCTTAACCGCTTTACAAAAACTAAATTTAGGCAGGTACAATCAACTCACCGATGCAGGATTAGCTCATTTGAAACCCTTAACGGCTTTGCAGCGTCTAGATTTGAGCTTCTGCGAGGATCTCACTGACGATGGTTTGGCGCATTTAAGACCCTTAACGGCTTTGCAGCGTCTAGATTTGCGCTACTGTGAGAAACTCACTGACGATGGTTTGGTGCATTTAAGACCCTTAACGGCTTTGCAGCGTCTAAATCTGAGCAATTGCTGGCACACCGGTGCAGGATTATCCCATTTGTCCCCCTTAACGGGTTTACAGCATCTAAATCTATACGAATGTATAAATCTCACCGATGCCGGATTAGTGCATTTGAAACTCTTAACAGGTTTGCAGCATTTAAATCTAAGCTATTGTGATGAACTCACCGATGCCGGATTAGTGCATTTGAAACTCTTAACGGGTTTGCAGCATCTAAATCTGAGCAATTGCAATAATCTCACCGATGCCGGATTAGTGCATTTGAAATTCTTAACAGGTTTGCAGCATTTAAATCTAAGCTATTGTGATGAACTCACCGATGCCGGATTAGTGCATTTGAAACTCTTAACGGGTTTGCAGCATCTAAATCTGAGCAATTGCAATAATCTCACCGATGCCGGATTAGCCCATTTGACACCCTTAACGGGTTTGCAGCATCTAGATTTAAGCTACTGTTCGAAACTCACTGACGATGGTTTGGCGCATTTGAAACCCTTAACGGCTTTGCAGTGTTTAAATCTAAGCAACTGTAGGAATCTCACCGATGCCGGATTAGTGCATTTGAAACTCTTAACGGGTTTGCAGCATCTCAATCTAAGCGATTATAAGAATCTCACTGATGATGGATTAATCCATTTGATGCCCTTAATGGCTTTGCGGCATCTAGAGCTGTTAGGGTGTGAGAATCTTACTGATGCAGGATTAGTGCATTTGACACCCTTAACGGCTTTGCAGCATCTAAATCTAAGCCATTGTGATGATCTCACGGATGCTGGATTAGCCCATTTAACATCCTTAACGGGTTTGCAGCATCTAGAGCTGTTAGGGTGTGAGAATCTTACTGATGCAGGATTAGCACGCTTTAAAACTGTAGCAAATTCACTCTATCTAATAATAAAAAGGTTCTTTGTTTTAAGAGAATCAAGAATAAAATTTCATTAA
- a CDS encoding tyrosine-type recombinase/integrase, which translates to MIAIPYGSNILTCPVRALKDWLDCSKINEGPSFRPINRHGQIMDKALTSKSVALIIKRNKHLENQKHSFSGHSLRAGFATTAAIFGVPEHLIMKQTGHKSSDTIRRYIRLGNMWTENAATKIGL; encoded by the coding sequence ATCATTGCTATTCCTTATGGATCAAACATTCTCACTTGCCCTGTCAGAGCCTTAAAAGATTGGCTTGATTGTTCTAAAATTAACGAAGGACCATCATTTCGACCGATCAATCGGCATGGTCAAATCATGGATAAAGCCCTAACTTCCAAATCCGTCGCATTGATTATTAAGCGGAACAAACATTTAGAAAATCAGAAACATTCATTCTCAGGGCATAGCTTACGGGCTGGATTTGCTACAACTGCTGCCATCTTTGGTGTTCCTGAGCATCTGATCATGAAGCAAACAGGCCATAAAAGCTCTGATACCATTAGAAGGTATATTCGATTGGGAAACATGTGGACGGAAAATGCCGCCACTAAAATTGGTTTATAA